The proteins below are encoded in one region of Neorhodopirellula lusitana:
- a CDS encoding serine/threonine protein kinase, which yields MFDRPRDLTDSILGIWRLGELLAVGNGTVLYTAQPADSQGNPRFDYVLKTVDAGHENPTRVREAGRQISQSIQASGVTHPNLVAVLDASMSDHAPYLVMPRLDAQPLNVRIASIEHFAVPVALWWARQIAQSLEKLHSAGWVHGDVKPDNILVDATGHVTLIDLGFASRIHTPMHRIFRGTPAYASPELTSGATAALPAMDTFALGRILWESLAATNATSSASIEPIAELIEQMVSPDPLDRPDSKRVVKQLLSLEIETLGGHIGPSTAVRRAA from the coding sequence ATGTTTGATCGTCCGCGTGATCTAACAGACTCAATTCTAGGGATTTGGCGTTTGGGGGAACTCCTGGCGGTTGGCAATGGAACTGTTTTGTACACCGCGCAGCCTGCGGATTCGCAGGGGAATCCGCGATTTGACTACGTTTTGAAGACAGTGGACGCGGGACACGAGAATCCCACCCGCGTACGCGAAGCGGGACGGCAGATCAGTCAGTCGATCCAGGCGTCCGGGGTCACCCACCCCAATCTTGTGGCGGTTCTGGATGCTTCGATGTCCGATCATGCTCCTTATTTGGTGATGCCGCGATTGGATGCTCAGCCTTTGAATGTGCGAATCGCCTCGATTGAGCATTTTGCCGTTCCGGTCGCTCTTTGGTGGGCCCGGCAGATCGCACAGTCGCTGGAAAAACTGCATTCCGCCGGTTGGGTTCACGGTGATGTGAAGCCGGATAACATCTTGGTTGATGCCACGGGGCATGTGACTTTGATTGATCTTGGTTTCGCCTCGCGAATCCACACGCCCATGCACCGGATCTTCCGTGGCACGCCCGCATACGCGTCGCCTGAACTGACCAGTGGAGCGACTGCAGCCTTGCCCGCGATGGACACATTCGCTCTGGGACGCATCTTGTGGGAATCCTTGGCTGCCACGAACGCGACATCTTCCGCATCGATCGAGCCGATTGCGGAGTTGATCGAGCAAATGGTGTCACCCGATCCACTCGATCGTCCTGATTCCAAGCGAGTCGTCAAGCAATTGCTTAGCCTCGAAATTGAAACGCTGGGTGGCCACATCGGCCCGTCGACTGCGGTTCGTCGGGCAGCCTAA
- a CDS encoding Ig-like domain-containing protein, with amino-acid sequence MNPRQSSQPSSDSSPSLDVQGPASKRARRRKTTRSKRPSNRRLTVEGLERRQLLAANSIGAFSNIDEYDGPRNVGSATAFTYNEREDSGEFGENDSRFTSELVPLGNASGQRDTVNVVGSVGFEVGNAGGFITDLDFYSFDLQAGDILDIAGFGAVSSFQLYMPNDLSAAPLEAQSLAGQVWISQDGPADDTVARISDSYPIDSPLQTLGNVNLAQVVPYDGIYTIGVSAQTINSSYTLGLRTYRPVTESLGSGQSQIVYLDYGGGVVARDEFNNSLAEPGVFQGGVFVIPPITQTLEDAGLIATPARYVEVTDYITETVMEQFADVGNYTGNGDYDSTFNPGDYGVSILNSYTDQAEYLSLVSAGVPVTRVVFGSSTSFADIADAPLGLAPTIDIGNFDLGETVLVFVDSEVTAAAAVTHSEAFSDFEVLGLEIGATTSQELGHVFGLLNTNSTNLVPSLIDSDGGLDAENGLGVGVDGILGTIDDVTPRFRTDLADVDSGITYGRLFSGESLAHSLSTGTSGGGGGGSVVGTVYNDANGNGSFVGDSGLSGVTVFLDLDSDGVQDTGEPATLSGADGTYSLTGPQGTYTLIAVTPSNLSTSGTLTTSQTITIGQSAVTANFGFSQIAPDISGFKFSDANSDGVFNTGDSGVAGAYIYADLDGDNRPDLFEPYDITDENGAYSLSIPSSSIGQTFAVREVELPGFQATLPVGGEHIVSYTGSPLTGTYDFGGNPSRDFGDAPDTYLTSSSVGGASHGIDSRIQIGASIDSEIDGAPSTDALGDDVVNFSTGAIDDEDGVVELRPINLVSSGQFNVSLTNTSGSTGYLQAWVDFNADGDFTDFGEQVVTNGIYGTGTATIDVPLPAGFDAASVTANGSLSTYARFRYSLTPGLGAGGAADTGEVEDYQIRILESDQLANDDTNVQVPRNSSNFLIDVLANDLNATDNPLIITSATSSVAGSLVTIGAGAAGQQTLLYTPASDYTGLDTITYFVVDQNGNTDSATVSLNVVFQSANPIAVDDIYQIESNETGIPLNVLSNDVQSTNGTLSITSFTQGSQGGVVTTTTGQQGLRYTPASGNTVSEQFTYTVIDSAGVTSTANVTVILTPESAANDKASFKIEILDQNNDTELLTLQAGQTFRVRISVDDIASADSDLVQGVQSAYTDLLYTSELVTPVDTDPSDAFPFDITFGPKFATPSFSLGNTLTPGLYDEIGATQSTINLDTIGTSDDLASHTGFTELFTLTMQATGTGLALFQTDPTEAAVAETILIPEDGVLPTALAFDEIEYDSRTIEIVPAGSGLPVALDDSYPAGGQAISGSSTVILDVLANDAQIGSSTITDIQIQSAPANGSIAISTNGTTDPSDDKVLYTPTSGFTGYDEFSYSITVQSDSFGTVSSIANVSVVTGQIANPQAQYDFTFVDEDGNEITQIATGERFGLRIDAIDLDDFGNATTDAVFAGFLDILYNSSLIETIAVDNGGDPNLFDFDVEFDPQFLLSSAVGSADYPGIVDEFGSNKSGTGGSGTELATVYFRALQTGTATVTGSPADRSPFQDTLLDNVDTPVPVENILYDSESILITSGSSTTGSGEPLHNNAIPADVNGDNLVTAIDALLVINEMSRMHAEGESASASVARPYYHDVNGDGYVSAIDALRVINQLNTSNVASSEPLAAAPVANATTNADRVLDESIESLAQDAKIVGGASSVEDASIVSVASDSSTSTDDDDDLLSLLADDISQQ; translated from the coding sequence ATGAATCCTCGTCAGTCTTCCCAACCGTCGTCGGATAGCTCTCCTTCTTTGGACGTGCAAGGTCCAGCATCCAAACGCGCCCGCCGCCGGAAAACCACTCGGTCAAAGCGTCCGTCCAACCGGCGACTCACCGTCGAAGGTCTCGAACGCCGACAACTGCTCGCGGCTAACTCGATCGGCGCATTCAGCAACATCGACGAATACGATGGTCCTCGGAACGTCGGCTCGGCCACCGCCTTCACTTACAACGAACGCGAAGACAGCGGCGAGTTCGGCGAGAACGATAGCCGCTTCACGTCTGAACTGGTTCCTCTTGGCAACGCGTCGGGCCAACGTGACACCGTCAACGTGGTCGGTTCGGTTGGCTTCGAAGTTGGCAACGCTGGTGGATTCATCACCGACTTGGACTTCTACAGCTTCGATCTGCAAGCGGGCGACATTCTCGACATTGCCGGATTCGGCGCGGTGTCATCATTCCAGCTCTACATGCCCAATGACCTCAGCGCTGCTCCTTTGGAAGCTCAATCGCTAGCGGGTCAAGTTTGGATTTCGCAAGATGGTCCCGCTGATGATACCGTGGCGAGGATCTCGGACTCCTATCCGATCGACTCACCATTGCAGACACTTGGCAACGTCAACCTTGCTCAGGTAGTTCCTTACGATGGTATCTACACCATCGGCGTTTCAGCTCAAACAATCAATTCCAGCTACACGTTGGGTCTTCGCACCTATCGTCCGGTTACCGAAAGCCTTGGTTCGGGACAATCGCAAATTGTGTATTTGGATTACGGCGGGGGTGTTGTTGCTCGTGATGAATTTAACAACTCGCTTGCTGAACCTGGAGTATTCCAAGGCGGGGTGTTTGTCATTCCACCTATTACACAAACGCTCGAAGACGCTGGCTTAATCGCGACTCCTGCTCGGTATGTTGAAGTCACTGACTACATCACCGAAACCGTCATGGAACAGTTCGCCGACGTCGGCAACTACACGGGCAACGGCGACTACGACAGCACGTTCAATCCCGGCGACTATGGGGTTTCCATTCTCAACAGCTACACCGATCAGGCTGAGTACCTGTCACTGGTGAGCGCCGGCGTTCCCGTCACTCGAGTTGTGTTCGGTTCGTCAACAAGCTTCGCAGACATTGCCGATGCACCTCTTGGACTCGCTCCAACTATTGACATCGGCAACTTCGACCTCGGTGAAACCGTACTCGTCTTCGTTGACAGCGAAGTGACCGCTGCAGCCGCAGTCACGCACAGTGAGGCGTTCAGTGACTTTGAAGTCCTTGGACTTGAAATTGGAGCAACAACGAGCCAAGAACTGGGACACGTCTTTGGTCTTCTTAATACGAATAGCACCAATCTAGTTCCATCGCTGATCGACAGCGATGGAGGCCTTGATGCTGAAAACGGACTCGGTGTCGGCGTCGACGGCATCCTGGGTACAATCGACGACGTCACCCCTCGGTTTCGCACTGACCTAGCCGATGTCGACAGCGGAATCACCTACGGCCGACTCTTTAGCGGTGAATCACTCGCTCACTCACTTTCAACCGGTACATCCGGTGGTGGTGGCGGTGGCAGCGTGGTTGGTACCGTCTACAACGACGCCAATGGCAACGGAAGCTTCGTCGGCGACTCAGGCCTCTCCGGCGTCACTGTCTTCTTAGACCTGGACAGCGATGGCGTTCAGGACACCGGCGAACCCGCAACGCTTAGCGGTGCTGATGGCACCTATTCGCTCACCGGGCCCCAAGGCACTTACACGTTGATCGCTGTAACGCCGAGCAACCTTTCGACATCAGGCACCCTGACTACATCCCAAACGATCACGATCGGACAGTCTGCGGTGACGGCCAACTTTGGCTTCTCGCAGATTGCTCCTGATATCTCTGGGTTCAAGTTCTCGGACGCCAACAGCGACGGTGTCTTCAATACAGGGGATAGCGGCGTTGCCGGTGCGTACATCTACGCTGACCTTGATGGCGACAATCGTCCTGACTTGTTCGAACCCTATGACATCACCGACGAAAACGGTGCTTACTCACTGAGTATCCCGTCGTCCAGCATCGGACAAACCTTCGCAGTTCGCGAAGTCGAACTTCCCGGTTTCCAAGCGACTCTCCCTGTTGGTGGCGAACATATCGTTTCCTACACTGGAAGCCCGCTGACCGGCACTTACGACTTTGGTGGAAACCCCTCACGCGATTTCGGCGATGCTCCGGACACTTACTTAACGTCCAGTAGCGTTGGAGGCGCAAGCCACGGCATCGATTCGAGGATTCAAATTGGGGCCAGTATCGACAGTGAAATTGACGGTGCCCCCTCAACGGATGCACTCGGCGACGACGTCGTCAATTTCTCCACCGGTGCCATTGACGACGAAGATGGCGTTGTCGAACTTCGGCCAATCAACTTAGTTAGCTCCGGCCAATTCAATGTTTCACTGACCAACACGTCGGGAAGCACCGGCTACCTCCAAGCCTGGGTCGACTTCAACGCCGATGGTGACTTCACCGATTTCGGCGAACAAGTCGTCACCAACGGCATCTACGGCACCGGCACCGCGACCATCGATGTGCCGCTGCCCGCTGGCTTTGATGCGGCCTCTGTGACCGCAAATGGTTCGCTCAGTACGTATGCACGATTCCGCTATAGCTTGACGCCCGGACTGGGTGCAGGCGGTGCAGCCGACACCGGCGAAGTGGAAGATTATCAGATTCGCATTCTGGAATCCGATCAACTCGCCAACGACGACACCAACGTCCAAGTGCCGCGTAACTCGTCGAACTTCCTGATCGACGTTCTAGCCAATGACCTGAACGCGACCGACAATCCGTTGATCATCACCAGTGCCACCAGTTCCGTCGCCGGAAGTTTGGTCACCATCGGTGCAGGAGCCGCTGGCCAGCAAACTCTGCTGTACACTCCCGCCAGCGACTACACCGGCCTGGACACGATCACCTACTTCGTAGTCGACCAAAACGGCAACACGGACTCCGCTACGGTGTCCCTCAATGTAGTCTTCCAATCGGCCAACCCAATCGCCGTTGATGACATCTACCAGATCGAAAGCAACGAAACGGGCATTCCGCTCAACGTGCTCAGCAACGACGTCCAATCGACTAACGGAACTCTGTCGATCACTTCGTTCACCCAAGGCAGCCAAGGTGGAGTGGTCACAACGACTACCGGCCAACAAGGCCTTCGTTACACTCCCGCATCGGGGAACACGGTATCGGAACAGTTCACCTACACCGTGATCGATTCCGCCGGGGTGACTTCGACCGCAAACGTCACTGTGATTCTGACTCCGGAATCCGCAGCGAACGACAAAGCCAGTTTCAAGATCGAAATCCTTGATCAGAACAACGACACCGAACTGCTAACCTTGCAGGCCGGCCAAACCTTCCGCGTTCGAATCTCGGTTGACGATATCGCCAGTGCAGATTCAGACTTAGTCCAAGGGGTTCAATCCGCTTACACTGACTTGCTTTACACGTCCGAGTTGGTGACCCCAGTCGATACTGACCCTTCGGATGCTTTCCCATTCGATATCACCTTTGGCCCCAAATTCGCCACACCATCGTTCTCGCTGGGCAACACGCTCACGCCAGGTCTGTATGACGAAATTGGTGCAACCCAGTCCACGATCAACCTGGATACGATCGGTACTTCCGACGACCTCGCGTCGCATACTGGTTTCACTGAACTGTTCACGTTGACCATGCAAGCAACCGGCACCGGCTTGGCTCTGTTCCAAACGGACCCAACCGAAGCTGCGGTCGCCGAAACCATCCTGATCCCCGAAGACGGTGTGCTTCCAACAGCATTGGCCTTCGACGAGATCGAATACGATTCTCGCACAATCGAGATCGTTCCCGCGGGTTCTGGACTCCCCGTCGCCTTGGATGACTCATATCCCGCCGGTGGCCAAGCTATCTCGGGCAGTTCGACAGTCATCCTGGACGTCCTTGCCAACGATGCCCAAATCGGCAGCAGCACGATCACGGACATTCAAATCCAAAGTGCTCCGGCGAACGGATCCATCGCGATCAGCACCAACGGCACGACGGACCCCAGCGACGACAAGGTGCTTTACACGCCCACCAGTGGCTTCACCGGATACGACGAGTTCAGCTACAGCATCACTGTCCAAAGTGACAGTTTCGGAACGGTTAGCTCGATTGCGAACGTCAGCGTCGTCACCGGGCAAATCGCGAATCCGCAAGCTCAGTACGACTTCACTTTCGTCGATGAAGACGGAAATGAAATCACTCAAATTGCGACGGGAGAACGGTTCGGGCTTCGCATCGATGCAATCGACCTCGATGATTTTGGCAACGCGACCACCGACGCGGTCTTTGCCGGCTTCCTTGACATCCTTTACAACTCGTCTTTGATCGAGACCATTGCGGTTGACAATGGTGGGGATCCAAACCTCTTCGATTTCGACGTGGAATTTGATCCACAGTTCCTGCTGTCTTCTGCCGTCGGCTCGGCTGATTACCCAGGTATCGTCGACGAATTCGGATCCAACAAGAGCGGCACTGGCGGTTCGGGAACTGAGTTGGCAACGGTTTACTTCCGTGCACTGCAAACGGGAACCGCAACGGTTACCGGTTCACCCGCTGACCGCTCACCCTTCCAAGACACACTGCTGGATAACGTTGATACTCCGGTACCAGTAGAGAACATCCTCTACGATTCCGAATCGATCCTGATCACCAGCGGAAGTTCAACAACGGGCTCCGGTGAACCCCTTCACAACAACGCGATCCCAGCGGACGTCAACGGCGACAACCTCGTCACCGCGATCGACGCATTGTTGGTCATCAACGAGATGTCTCGAATGCATGCTGAAGGCGAATCCGCCTCGGCATCGGTTGCTCGACCTTACTATCACGATGTGAACGGAGACGGTTACGTCTCGGCGATTGATGCCCTTCGGGTTATCAATCAGCTCAACACATCCAACGTCGCTTCGAGCGAACCACTTGCAGCAGCACCAGTCGCTAACGCCACTACCAATGCTGATCGAGTGCTCGACGAATCGATTGAGTCACTTGCTCAAGATGCCAAGATCGTCGGCGGTGCGTCGTCTGTCGAAGACGCTTCCATCGTTAGCGTGGCATCTGACTCATCAACGTCTACCGACGACGATGATGACTTGCTAAGCCTGTTGGCTGACGACATCTCACAGCAATAG
- a CDS encoding DUF11 domain-containing protein, translating to MIESAVPKWTLWTLLCTVWFLSGCATLPSMNRSAVSVSDQSDIETAQAIGATDAVAASAVAVNGDAPVANISDANTSVASATDFSQPPCPAPTQQSAPIQQVGFRDRMHVGDDCGCQFGPCADNACGGDGCGEVGPCVTPGYAMPVVPQRWYYDPQEFLCDGGDRAPDAKLRTDDRIMGLQTEDTVSHYTTESGKIEFTASNRVCVYSPRFGSVRRITGAILNDRTIAASGVVRPVGPQGVDYDQPGLVMRDSLELDQAAFTHRIDSMRDRNRGVRIENIQQLEMAGDTLALLTGIQNIGLTEIDEAQLAIIERLAIAASTWTIDESVEVEILDLKPPVLTRDQNVDSLVVYDFPDAGRLNLIKLADKQHAGIGDEVTFALRLQNVGDSAVSNVVVTDNLTTRLAYVADSQSASIQAEFESRPNDAGSTQLSWTLKEELAVGDSVLIEFKCRVR from the coding sequence ATGATTGAATCCGCCGTGCCAAAATGGACACTCTGGACTCTCCTGTGCACCGTCTGGTTTCTCAGCGGTTGTGCGACGCTGCCGAGCATGAATCGGTCGGCTGTCTCTGTTTCAGATCAATCCGATATTGAGACTGCTCAAGCAATCGGTGCTACCGACGCCGTTGCGGCCAGTGCTGTGGCAGTGAATGGCGATGCGCCCGTTGCCAACATAAGCGATGCCAATACAAGCGTTGCCAGCGCAACGGATTTTTCGCAACCGCCCTGCCCTGCCCCGACTCAACAATCGGCACCCATTCAACAAGTTGGGTTCCGAGACCGTATGCACGTCGGTGACGATTGCGGGTGCCAGTTTGGTCCCTGTGCCGATAATGCGTGTGGTGGCGATGGTTGCGGCGAAGTGGGGCCTTGTGTGACTCCTGGCTACGCCATGCCCGTTGTCCCGCAACGTTGGTACTACGATCCCCAAGAATTTCTATGTGACGGTGGTGATCGTGCTCCGGACGCGAAATTGCGAACGGATGATCGGATCATGGGGCTGCAAACCGAAGACACGGTCAGTCATTACACGACCGAGAGTGGGAAGATCGAATTCACGGCTTCGAATCGTGTTTGCGTTTACTCACCACGGTTCGGATCGGTGCGACGCATCACCGGGGCGATCTTGAACGACCGTACGATCGCAGCATCCGGTGTTGTTCGCCCAGTGGGACCGCAAGGTGTTGACTACGACCAGCCTGGTTTGGTCATGAGAGACTCGCTTGAGCTTGATCAAGCTGCATTCACGCACCGGATTGATTCGATGCGAGATCGAAATCGCGGCGTGCGGATCGAAAACATCCAGCAACTTGAAATGGCTGGTGACACGTTGGCCTTGTTGACCGGTATCCAGAACATTGGTCTGACTGAAATTGACGAGGCTCAGCTTGCGATCATCGAGCGACTGGCGATTGCGGCTAGCACTTGGACTATTGATGAGTCCGTTGAGGTCGAGATTCTTGACCTGAAACCACCCGTTTTGACACGTGATCAGAATGTGGATTCGTTAGTCGTCTATGACTTCCCCGACGCGGGCCGATTAAACCTGATCAAATTGGCTGATAAACAGCACGCGGGAATCGGGGACGAAGTGACGTTCGCCCTACGATTGCAAAACGTAGGCGATTCGGCAGTGTCTAATGTGGTTGTGACCGACAATTTGACAACTCGATTGGCCTACGTCGCCGACAGTCAATCCGCCAGTATCCAAGCTGAGTTTGAAAGTCGTCCCAACGACGCCGGTTCAACGCAGCTAAGCTGGACGCTGAAAGAAGAGTTAGCCGTCGGCGACAGTGTCTTGATTGAATTCAAGTGTCGCGTTCGCTAA
- a CDS encoding acyl-CoA thioesterase — protein sequence MTEQTIRLRVRYDECDPMGLVHHSNYMRYFEIGRTELLRSGGGRYRDVEEAGLFVVVARIDCRFKSPARYDDEIDVTTKIVTVTAAKIIHEYEIRREEQLLVQATVTLAVIDGNGRLQRVPESLIQ from the coding sequence ATGACAGAACAAACAATCCGCCTTCGAGTGCGGTACGATGAATGCGACCCGATGGGTTTGGTTCATCATTCCAACTACATGCGTTACTTCGAGATCGGCCGTACTGAGTTGCTGCGTTCGGGAGGCGGCCGGTATCGGGACGTGGAGGAGGCGGGATTGTTTGTTGTCGTGGCAAGAATTGATTGCCGATTCAAGAGTCCTGCTAGGTATGATGACGAGATCGACGTGACCACCAAAATTGTCACCGTCACGGCAGCCAAAATCATCCACGAATACGAGATTCGTCGCGAAGAACAACTCCTTGTTCAGGCGACTGTCACGCTAGCAGTGATCGACGGCAATGGCCGACTGCAACGCGTTCCCGAATCCCTCATTCAGTGA
- the rsmH gene encoding 16S rRNA (cytosine(1402)-N(4))-methyltransferase RsmH, whose translation MTHSTNESSQPEPASPPETTSTKPAAATEHVSVMPDEIVHWVGEIQPRTIIDGTYGGGGHTRLLLNVLATDPLGDTASASTPAGSGEAVNPAEAADSNAQRLAPLIIGMDRDPGVIARDDQPGGPGSDPRIELFTGSYEKSPAALAHCDRTHADALVLDLGLSSDQLADRERGFSFTIADAPLDLRFDPESDIPAYQWLAFNEEKDIADAIYQYGEERYSRRIARQICLRSKQRDPVRTVGDLVDICRRCVPRSKNHDIHPATRTFQALRIAVNDELGILERTLASAPDWIAPGGRIAAISFHSLEDRIVKNAFRDDDRWEVLTRKPLRPTDAELQYNTRSRSAKLRVAQRLP comes from the coding sequence ATGACCCATTCCACGAACGAGTCATCGCAACCTGAACCAGCATCACCGCCAGAGACGACTTCGACAAAACCAGCCGCAGCTACGGAACACGTCTCCGTCATGCCCGATGAAATCGTGCACTGGGTCGGCGAAATCCAGCCTCGCACCATCATCGATGGCACCTATGGCGGCGGTGGCCACACCCGGCTACTGCTGAATGTACTCGCCACCGATCCGCTTGGTGATACCGCCTCAGCCAGCACCCCCGCTGGCTCCGGCGAGGCAGTTAACCCCGCCGAGGCCGCTGACTCCAATGCACAGAGACTCGCTCCGCTAATCATCGGCATGGATCGCGATCCGGGTGTCATTGCTCGCGACGATCAACCGGGCGGTCCAGGCTCGGACCCGCGAATCGAATTATTCACCGGTAGCTACGAGAAATCTCCAGCCGCGCTCGCACACTGCGACCGCACGCATGCCGACGCCTTGGTCCTCGATCTCGGCCTATCCAGCGACCAGCTTGCGGATCGTGAACGCGGCTTCAGCTTCACGATTGCCGACGCGCCACTGGATTTGCGGTTTGACCCGGAATCCGATATCCCGGCCTATCAGTGGTTGGCATTCAATGAAGAAAAGGACATCGCCGACGCGATCTACCAATACGGGGAAGAACGCTACAGTCGCCGCATCGCTCGCCAGATTTGTCTGCGTTCCAAGCAACGCGACCCGGTCCGCACGGTGGGTGACTTGGTCGACATCTGTCGCCGCTGCGTCCCCCGTTCCAAGAACCACGATATCCATCCGGCAACGCGCACCTTTCAAGCTTTACGGATCGCGGTCAACGATGAACTCGGAATCCTGGAACGCACCCTCGCCTCAGCGCCCGACTGGATCGCTCCAGGCGGACGCATCGCCGCGATCAGTTTTCACTCGTTGGAAGATCGCATCGTCAAGAACGCTTTTCGCGATGACGACCGCTGGGAAGTGCTGACGAGAAAACCGCTGCGGCCGACCGATGCCGAACTGCAATACAACACGCGTAGCCGCAGTGCAAAACTGCGAGTCGCTCAACGTCTACCTTGA
- a CDS encoding sugar phosphate isomerase/epimerase family protein, translating to MSQPKHLSRRQVITGMGGFVAGVGGSALIGQGRAVNRFGLMADQPESPRQQPLPTDLAGPSVPPTKKTWLRKTVKAGMIKADQATDWVPRLQMAKDAGFEGVEPNTGKLDITAIKQAASDVGIEIDGTVGGYHWQTRHTHADPKVRQAAQELLTESLQQTAALGANTFLIVPGHGKDGTPEEVKQRAFDAIAQAIPFADQLGVHILIENVWNHFLYDHQGEPNQSAQPLAEFVDSFGTETVGVQFDLGNHWKYGDVAQWVETLGSRIQKLDIKGFSRTQGRFTDITEGDINWASVETALHKIHFTGWVAAEVGGGDQERLTQVASQMEAALHCNKPINA from the coding sequence ATGAGCCAGCCCAAACATCTATCGCGTCGCCAAGTGATCACCGGCATGGGCGGCTTCGTCGCGGGAGTCGGCGGATCCGCGTTGATAGGGCAGGGCAGGGCGGTCAACCGATTTGGCTTGATGGCCGACCAACCGGAATCCCCTCGCCAACAACCACTCCCCACGGATCTGGCTGGACCATCGGTTCCACCCACTAAGAAAACTTGGTTACGTAAAACAGTCAAAGCCGGAATGATCAAAGCAGATCAGGCCACTGATTGGGTGCCCCGACTGCAAATGGCCAAAGACGCCGGTTTCGAAGGCGTCGAGCCCAATACAGGCAAGCTCGATATCACAGCAATCAAGCAAGCTGCAAGTGATGTGGGGATCGAGATCGATGGCACTGTCGGTGGCTATCATTGGCAAACCAGGCATACCCACGCCGACCCGAAAGTACGCCAAGCAGCCCAAGAACTGCTCACCGAATCACTCCAGCAAACCGCTGCTCTCGGTGCAAACACGTTTCTGATCGTGCCCGGACACGGCAAGGACGGCACCCCCGAAGAGGTCAAACAGCGAGCCTTCGACGCGATCGCCCAAGCGATTCCTTTCGCCGATCAACTCGGCGTTCACATTTTGATCGAAAACGTCTGGAACCACTTCCTGTACGATCATCAAGGCGAACCGAATCAATCCGCTCAGCCGCTCGCCGAATTTGTTGATTCGTTTGGCACCGAGACAGTGGGAGTTCAATTCGATCTTGGGAACCACTGGAAGTATGGGGACGTCGCACAGTGGGTTGAAACACTGGGCAGCCGAATCCAAAAACTTGACATCAAAGGTTTCTCTCGAACACAAGGTCGCTTCACGGATATCACGGAAGGCGATATCAATTGGGCATCCGTGGAGACCGCGCTCCACAAAATCCATTTCACCGGTTGGGTCGCTGCAGAAGTCGGCGGCGGTGACCAAGAACGTCTCACCCAAGTGGCCTCCCAAATGGAAGCCGCGCTGCACTGCAACAAGCCGATCAACGCATGA